A genomic region of Micromonospora sp. NBRC 110009 contains the following coding sequences:
- a CDS encoding TldD/PmbA family protein, protein MTELDLAGQVVDLVRRLAGPDAQAEVVVTRTDLALTRFANSFIHQNVAESGTAVRLRLHLDGRTAAGSGSLVDPDGLTALVERTLAAARLCPPDPGWPGLAPASPVPPAAVFDEATADASPDERAARVRAFVDAVGGLEAAGYCRTAYRSGAFANSAGHSAQGRTAEAAMDGIARTGGADGVARRCADRLADLDGAALGARAAAKARAAADPIELPPGRYDVVLEPAAVADLLQNLAWFGFNGKRYAERQSFAEPGAAQFDPAVTLVDDPLHGSALPYDLEGTPRRALTLVDAGTTMAVAHDRRSGGEAGVASTGHGMPGAATFGPIPHNLRLLPGAGRVAGGDSPAPVGGPTSGGTAGAVADPDTALLVAGMARGLLVSDFWYTRVLDPKRLVITGLTRNGVWLVEDGVPTRAVRDFRFTESYPRALGPGRVLGLGRQPVRQPDRVDGAWWEASPLRLASWNFTGGASG, encoded by the coding sequence ATGACCGAGCTGGACCTCGCCGGCCAGGTGGTGGACCTGGTCCGCCGGCTGGCCGGGCCGGACGCCCAGGCCGAGGTGGTGGTGACCCGCACCGACCTGGCGCTGACCCGGTTCGCGAACTCGTTCATCCACCAGAACGTCGCCGAGTCGGGCACCGCGGTGCGGCTGCGGCTGCACCTCGACGGCCGGACCGCCGCCGGCAGTGGCAGCCTGGTCGACCCTGACGGACTGACCGCGCTGGTCGAACGGACCCTGGCGGCGGCCCGGCTCTGCCCGCCCGACCCGGGCTGGCCTGGGCTCGCCCCGGCGTCGCCGGTCCCGCCGGCCGCCGTCTTCGACGAGGCCACCGCCGACGCGTCGCCGGACGAGCGGGCCGCCCGGGTGCGCGCCTTCGTGGACGCGGTCGGCGGCCTGGAGGCGGCCGGCTACTGCCGCACCGCCTACCGGTCGGGGGCGTTCGCCAACTCGGCCGGGCACTCGGCGCAGGGGCGGACGGCGGAGGCGGCGATGGACGGCATCGCGCGTACCGGCGGGGCCGACGGGGTGGCCCGGCGCTGCGCCGACCGGCTGGCCGACCTCGACGGCGCGGCGCTCGGCGCCCGGGCGGCGGCGAAGGCGCGGGCGGCGGCCGATCCGATCGAGCTGCCCCCGGGGCGGTACGACGTGGTGCTCGAACCCGCCGCCGTCGCCGACCTGCTGCAGAACCTCGCCTGGTTCGGCTTCAACGGCAAGCGGTACGCCGAGCGGCAGTCCTTCGCCGAGCCGGGCGCCGCCCAGTTCGACCCGGCGGTGACCCTGGTGGACGATCCGCTGCACGGCTCGGCCCTGCCGTACGACCTGGAGGGCACGCCCCGACGCGCGCTGACCCTGGTCGACGCCGGGACCACCATGGCGGTGGCCCACGACCGGCGCAGCGGCGGCGAGGCGGGGGTGGCGTCCACCGGGCACGGCATGCCGGGCGCCGCCACCTTCGGCCCGATCCCGCACAACCTTCGCCTGCTCCCCGGCGCCGGCCGGGTGGCCGGCGGCGACAGCCCTGCGCCCGTCGGTGGGCCGACGTCGGGCGGGACCGCGGGGGCCGTGGCGGATCCGGACACCGCCCTGCTGGTCGCCGGGATGGCGCGCGGGTTGCTGGTGAGCGACTTCTGGTACACCCGGGTGCTCGACCCGAAACGCCTGGTCATCACGGGGCTGACCCGCAACGGGGTGTGGCTGGTCGAGGACGGGGTGCCCACCCGGGCGGTCCGCGATTTCCGGTTCACCGAGTCGTACCCGCGGGCCCTGGGCCCGGGCCGGGTGCTGGGCCTGGGCCGACAGCCGGTGCGGCAACCGGACCGGGTGGACGGCGCCTGGTGGGAGGCGTCGCCGCTGCGCCTGGCGTCGTGGAACTTCACCGGCGGGGCGTCCGGTTGA
- a CDS encoding fumarate reductase/succinate dehydrogenase flavoprotein subunit — protein sequence MTETRIERHHYDVVVIGAGGAGLRAAIEARLAGKKTAIISKSLFGKAHTVMAEGGAAAAMGNVNSRDNWQVHFRDTMRGGKFLNNFRMAELHAKESPQRIWELETYGALFDRTKDGKISQRNFGGHEYPRLAHVGDRTGLELIRTLQQKIVSLQQEDKREFGDYEARIKVFAETTITELLLDNDRVAGAFGYYRESGQFILLEAPAVVLATGGVGRSYKVTSNSWEYTGDGHALALRAGATLINMEFLQFHPTGMVWPPSVKGILVTESVRGDGGVLKNSEGKRFMFDYVPDVFRKQYADNEAEADRWYKDPDNNRRPPELLPRDEVARAINSEVKAGRGTPAGGVYLDIASRLPAEEIRRRLPSMFHQFKELADVDITKEPMEVGPTCHYVMGGVEVDPDSGAAYGTVRGLFAAGEVSGGMHGSNRLGGNSLSDLLVFGKRAGGHAATYADQLTSRPAVSVAAVEAAVETALAPLQRDTGESPYVLQQDLQAVMGELVGIIRREGELADALGKLTELRERVAKVSAAGGRRYNPGWHLALDLRNMLVVSECTAKAALERRESRGGHTREDFPGMDPKWRQVNLVCALDGDAVRLTRKPLPKMRPELITLFDRAELAKYLTDEELAEFDALAEEAGN from the coding sequence ATGACTGAGACGCGAATCGAACGACACCACTACGACGTCGTCGTGATCGGGGCCGGCGGCGCCGGCCTGCGCGCGGCGATCGAGGCCCGGCTGGCCGGCAAGAAGACCGCGATCATCTCGAAGTCGCTGTTCGGCAAGGCGCACACGGTGATGGCCGAGGGCGGCGCGGCGGCCGCCATGGGCAACGTGAACTCCCGGGACAACTGGCAGGTGCACTTCCGCGACACCATGCGCGGCGGCAAGTTCCTCAACAACTTCCGGATGGCCGAGCTGCACGCGAAGGAGTCGCCGCAGCGGATCTGGGAGCTGGAGACGTACGGCGCGCTCTTCGACCGCACCAAGGACGGGAAGATCTCCCAGCGGAACTTCGGTGGTCACGAGTACCCGCGGCTGGCGCACGTCGGTGACCGGACCGGCCTGGAGCTGATCCGCACCCTCCAGCAGAAGATCGTCTCCCTGCAGCAGGAGGACAAGCGGGAGTTCGGCGACTACGAGGCCCGGATCAAGGTCTTCGCCGAGACCACGATCACCGAGCTGCTGCTCGACAACGACCGGGTCGCGGGCGCGTTCGGCTACTACCGGGAGTCCGGCCAGTTCATCCTCTTGGAGGCGCCGGCCGTGGTCCTCGCGACCGGCGGCGTCGGCCGTTCCTACAAGGTCACCTCGAACTCCTGGGAGTACACCGGGGACGGTCATGCGCTGGCGCTGCGCGCCGGGGCGACGCTGATCAACATGGAGTTCCTCCAGTTCCACCCGACCGGCATGGTCTGGCCGCCCTCGGTGAAGGGCATCCTGGTCACCGAGTCGGTGCGCGGCGACGGCGGGGTGCTGAAGAACTCCGAGGGCAAGCGGTTCATGTTCGACTACGTCCCGGACGTGTTCCGCAAGCAGTACGCGGACAACGAGGCCGAGGCGGACCGCTGGTACAAGGACCCGGACAACAACCGGCGCCCGCCCGAGCTGCTCCCCCGCGACGAGGTCGCCCGCGCGATCAACAGCGAGGTCAAGGCCGGTCGGGGTACGCCGGCCGGCGGCGTCTACCTGGACATCGCCTCCCGGCTGCCGGCCGAGGAGATCCGCCGCCGCCTGCCGTCCATGTTCCACCAGTTCAAGGAGCTGGCCGACGTGGACATCACCAAGGAGCCGATGGAGGTCGGCCCGACCTGCCACTACGTGATGGGCGGCGTCGAGGTGGACCCGGACTCCGGGGCGGCGTACGGCACGGTGCGCGGGCTCTTCGCCGCCGGCGAGGTCTCCGGCGGCATGCACGGCTCCAACCGGCTCGGTGGCAATTCCCTCTCCGACCTGCTGGTCTTCGGCAAGCGGGCGGGTGGCCACGCCGCCACGTACGCCGACCAGCTCACCTCGCGCCCGGCGGTGTCGGTGGCGGCGGTGGAGGCCGCGGTGGAGACGGCCCTGGCCCCGTTGCAGCGGGACACCGGGGAGAGCCCGTACGTCCTGCAGCAGGACCTCCAGGCGGTGATGGGCGAGCTGGTGGGCATCATCCGGCGGGAGGGCGAGCTGGCGGACGCCCTGGGCAAGCTGACCGAGCTGCGCGAGCGGGTGGCCAAGGTGAGCGCGGCCGGCGGCCGGCGCTACAACCCGGGCTGGCACCTCGCGCTGGACCTGCGCAACATGCTGGTGGTCTCGGAGTGCACCGCGAAGGCGGCGCTGGAGCGGCGGGAGTCGCGCGGCGGGCACACCCGGGAGGACTTCCCTGGGATGGACCCGAAGTGGCGGCAGGTGAACCTGGTCTGCGCGCTGGACGGCGACGCCGTCCGGCTGACCCGGAAGCCGCTGCCGAAGATGCGTCCCGAGCTGATCACGCTGTTCGACCGGGCCGAGCTGGCCAAGTACCTGACCGACGAGGAACTCGCCGAGTTCGACGCCCTCGCTGAGGAGGCGGGCAACTGA
- a CDS encoding succinate dehydrogenase/fumarate reductase iron-sulfur subunit: MGTKRQFRIWRGDDTGGDLKDYTVEVNEGEVVLDVIHRLQNTEAPDLACRWNCKAGKCGSCSMEINGKPRLSCMTRMSTFEEGETVTVTPLRTFPVIRDLVTDVSFNYEKARETPAFAPPADVAPGDYRMQQVDVERSQEFRKCIECFLCQNVCHVIRDHEENKQAFSGPRFFIRAAELDMHPLDAKTDRKEYAQSEMGLGFCNITKCCTEVCPEHIKITDNGIIPMKERVVDRRYDPLVWLGSKIFRRGQVPQTSVTSGHSSGATTAGAHGGVHSHAGGSHDTRAERQAQQGVNWHREVPHPTAPAVDVNGKLPLTELTLDRAAAPSPFGDDVTFPLPPEHLNFAHPQQDEPRH, from the coding sequence ATGGGCACCAAGCGACAGTTCCGCATCTGGCGGGGCGACGACACCGGTGGCGACCTGAAGGACTACACGGTCGAGGTCAACGAGGGCGAGGTCGTCCTCGACGTCATCCACCGGCTGCAGAACACCGAAGCGCCCGACCTGGCGTGCCGGTGGAACTGCAAGGCGGGCAAGTGCGGCTCCTGCTCGATGGAGATCAACGGCAAGCCGCGGCTGAGCTGCATGACCCGGATGTCGACGTTCGAGGAGGGCGAGACCGTCACGGTCACGCCGCTGCGGACGTTCCCGGTGATCCGGGACCTGGTCACCGACGTCTCGTTCAACTACGAGAAGGCCCGGGAGACCCCGGCGTTCGCGCCGCCGGCCGACGTGGCCCCCGGCGACTACCGGATGCAGCAGGTGGACGTCGAGCGCTCGCAGGAGTTCCGCAAGTGCATCGAGTGCTTCCTGTGCCAGAACGTCTGCCACGTGATCCGCGACCACGAGGAGAACAAGCAGGCGTTCTCCGGTCCCCGGTTCTTCATCCGGGCCGCCGAGCTGGACATGCACCCGCTCGACGCGAAGACTGACCGCAAGGAGTACGCGCAGTCCGAGATGGGTCTCGGCTTCTGCAACATCACCAAGTGCTGCACCGAGGTCTGCCCCGAGCACATCAAGATCACCGACAACGGGATCATCCCCATGAAAGAGCGGGTCGTCGACCGCAGGTACGATCCCCTTGTGTGGCTTGGTAGCAAGATCTTCCGGAGGGGTCAGGTGCCTCAGACCAGCGTGACCAGCGGGCACTCCAGCGGCGCGACGACCGCCGGCGCCCACGGCGGGGTGCACTCGCACGCCGGCGGCTCGCACGACACGCGGGCCGAGAGGCAGGCTCAGCAGGGCGTCAACTGGCACCGCGAGGTGCCGCACCCGACCGCCCCGGCGGTCGACGTCAACGGCAAGCTGCCGCTGACCGAATTGACGTTGGACAGGGCGGCCGCGCCGTCGCCGTTCGGCGACGACGTCACCTTCCCGCTGCCGCCCGAGCACCTCAACTTCGCTCACCCGCAGCAGGACGAGCCGAGGCACTGA